A region from the Benincasa hispida cultivar B227 chromosome 10, ASM972705v1, whole genome shotgun sequence genome encodes:
- the LOC120088200 gene encoding maltose excess protein 1-like, chloroplastic, translating into MATRFRIAEGDRFPNQVTSLAHIANANKIVKEKLTPTHLAMFKRTIFGRFVNVDMVFNSPPSHVAQRSEEDNFFAQLAIAGAMPLPYFAATPAVVASGLLINFMNYFNVLSIQILKFWEDFITVGGFSILPQVMWSTFVPFIPNSILPGVTALVAALLAVALARAGKLLEKGVKVVGALSGWTATLLFMWMPVSQMVFILFELLE; encoded by the exons ATGGCTACACGTTTCAGAATAGCTGAAGGTGACAGATTTCCCAATCAAGTAACCAGCTTGGCCCACATTGCCAATGCAAACAAGATTGTCAAAGAGAAGCTCACGCCAACGCACTTGGCCATGTTCAAGAGAACAATTTTTGGGCGATTTGTTAACGTTGATATGGTGTTCAACAGCCCTCCATCACATGTTGCTCAGAGAAGTGAAGAGGACAAct TTTTTGCCCAGCTTGCAATAGCAGGGGCAATGCCCCTGCCTTATTTTGCAGCCACGCCGGCTGTTGTGGCTTCTGGTCTTCTTATAAACTTTATGAATTACTTTAATGTTCTTTCTATACAAATCTTGAAATTTTGGGAAGACTTTATCACTGTTGGTGGATTTTCTATTCTCCCCCAG gTTATGTGGTCTACTTTTGTTCCATTCATACCGAATAGTATCTTGCCTGGAGTAACTGCTTTGGTTGCAGCACTGCTAGCAGTTGCTTTG GCACGAGCAGGAAAACTTCTTGAGAAAGGTGTGAAAGTTGTTGGAGCATTATCAGGATGGACAGCAACCCTCCTCTTTATGTGGATGCCTGTTTCGCAAATGGTATTTATCCTGTTTGAACTCTTAGAATGA